Proteins encoded in a region of the Streptomyces sp. NBC_00513 genome:
- the recA gene encoding recombinase RecA → MAGTDREKALDAALAQIERQFGKGAVMRLGDKPNDPIEVIPTGSTALDIALGVGGLPRGRVIEVYGPESSGKTTLTLHAVANAQKAGGTVAFVDAEHALDPEYAKALGVDTDNLILSQPDTGEQALEIVDMLVRSGALDLIVIDSVAALVPRAEIEGEMGDSHVGLQARLMSQALRKITGALNQSKTTAIFINQLREKIGVMFGSPETTTGGRALKFYASVRLDIRRIETLKDGTDAVGNRTRVKVVKNKVAPPFKQAEFDILYGQGISREGGLIDMGVEHGFVRKAGAWYTYEGDQLGQGKENARNFLKDNPALADEIERKIKEKLGVGVRKVAEAPAETGADAPADAAAVPAPASKAKTTAKAAVAKS, encoded by the coding sequence ATGGCAGGCACCGACCGCGAGAAGGCTCTCGACGCCGCTCTCGCACAGATTGAACGGCAATTCGGCAAGGGTGCGGTCATGCGCCTCGGCGACAAGCCGAACGACCCCATCGAGGTCATCCCCACCGGGTCGACCGCGCTGGACATCGCCCTGGGCGTCGGCGGGCTCCCCCGCGGCCGTGTGATCGAGGTGTACGGACCGGAGTCCTCCGGTAAGACCACCCTGACCCTGCACGCCGTGGCCAACGCCCAGAAGGCGGGCGGCACCGTCGCCTTCGTGGACGCCGAGCACGCGCTGGACCCCGAGTACGCCAAGGCCCTCGGCGTCGACACCGACAACCTCATCCTGTCCCAGCCGGACACCGGCGAGCAGGCGCTGGAGATCGTGGACATGCTGGTCCGCTCCGGTGCCCTCGACCTGATCGTCATCGACTCCGTCGCGGCGCTCGTGCCGCGCGCCGAGATCGAGGGCGAGATGGGTGACTCCCACGTGGGTCTCCAGGCCCGACTGATGAGCCAGGCGCTCCGGAAGATCACCGGTGCCCTCAACCAGTCCAAGACCACCGCCATCTTCATCAACCAGCTCCGCGAGAAGATCGGCGTCATGTTCGGCTCGCCGGAGACCACCACCGGTGGTCGCGCGCTGAAGTTCTACGCCTCGGTGCGTCTCGACATCCGCCGTATCGAGACCCTGAAGGACGGCACGGACGCGGTCGGCAACCGCACCCGCGTCAAGGTCGTCAAGAACAAGGTCGCGCCGCCGTTCAAGCAGGCCGAGTTCGACATCCTCTACGGCCAGGGCATCAGCCGCGAGGGCGGCCTGATCGACATGGGCGTGGAGCACGGCTTCGTGCGCAAGGCCGGCGCCTGGTACACGTACGAGGGCGACCAGCTCGGCCAGGGCAAGGAGAACGCCCGCAACTTCCTGAAGGACAACCCCGCCCTCGCCGACGAGATCGAGCGGAAGATCAAGGAGAAGCTGGGCGTGGGCGTGCGCAAGGTCGCCGAGGCCCCCGCCGAGACCGGCGCGGACGCCCCCGCCGATGCCGCGGCCGTGCCCGCTCCGGCATCGAAGGCGAAGACGACGGCCAAGGCCGCCGTAGCCAAGAGCTGA
- the recX gene encoding recombination regulator RecX — MREQERGGGAGREGRREGGREARGALPPQSPEEQARAICLRLLTGMPRTRRQLADALEKRGIPEEVSQEVLCRYEEVGLIDDAAFAGAWVESRHRGRGLARRALAQELRTKGVHATLVQEALEQLDSEQEEETARELVERKLRSTRGLERDKRIRRLAGMLARKGYPEGMALRVVRRALETEDVDDVDAPEYPGG; from the coding sequence GTGCGGGAGCAGGAAAGGGGCGGCGGAGCCGGTCGGGAGGGCCGCCGGGAGGGCGGCCGCGAAGCCCGCGGTGCGCTGCCGCCCCAGAGTCCCGAGGAGCAGGCGCGGGCGATCTGTCTGCGCCTGCTCACCGGGATGCCGCGAACCCGGCGGCAACTCGCGGACGCCCTGGAGAAGCGGGGCATCCCCGAGGAGGTGTCACAGGAGGTCCTCTGCCGGTACGAGGAGGTGGGCCTGATCGACGACGCCGCCTTCGCCGGTGCCTGGGTGGAGTCCCGCCACCGCGGTCGGGGCCTGGCGCGACGGGCGCTCGCGCAGGAGCTGCGGACCAAGGGAGTACACGCCACCCTCGTACAGGAGGCGCTGGAACAACTGGACTCCGAGCAGGAGGAAGAGACGGCCCGGGAGCTCGTGGAGCGCAAGCTCCGCTCGACCAGGGGCCTGGAGCGGGACAAACGGATCCGGCGCCTCGCCGGGATGCTGGCCCGCAAGGGGTACCCGGAGGGCATGGCCCTGCGGGTGGTCCGCCGCGCGTTGGAGACGGAGGACGTCGACGACGTCGACGCCCCGGAGTACCCCGGCGGCTGA
- a CDS encoding rhodanese-like domain-containing protein, giving the protein MSAAPEGIDALVDRLRTTYARVSPEQAYAASREGSLLVDIRYQALRERDGLIPGALVVERNELEWRLDPQGSHRLPEATSHDIGVVVICNEGYASTLAAVSLHALGLHRATDLTGGFQAWRSAGLPTTAV; this is encoded by the coding sequence GTGAGCGCCGCGCCGGAGGGCATCGACGCCCTCGTCGACCGCCTCAGGACCACCTACGCCCGGGTCTCGCCGGAGCAGGCGTACGCCGCCTCCCGCGAGGGCTCGCTCCTCGTCGACATCCGGTACCAGGCGCTGCGCGAGCGTGACGGTCTGATCCCGGGCGCGCTGGTCGTCGAACGCAACGAACTGGAGTGGCGCCTCGACCCCCAGGGGTCGCACCGGCTGCCCGAGGCGACGAGCCATGACATCGGGGTCGTCGTCATCTGCAACGAGGGCTACGCCTCCACACTGGCCGCGGTCTCCCTCCACGCCCTGGGGCTCCATCGGGCGACGGACCTGACGGGCGGCTTCCAGGCCTGGAGATCGGCCGGCCTCCCCACCACCGCCGTCTGA
- a CDS encoding cysteine dioxygenase, producing the protein MSSPTLISAGPTTAELLDFALRTAADPEIVGSLPLDPEGRTWVRLDGPGGSEAWLIGWPPGTGTGWHDHAESRGAFATARGRLTEHSLAVRLPSEGWKSLELAPDVDRRRDLTEGTGRGFGLHHVHEVLNESPAEHAVSVHAYYPPLPLIRRYSRSGQVLRLEHVERPADWQ; encoded by the coding sequence ATGTCTTCCCCCACCCTGATCTCGGCCGGTCCGACGACCGCCGAGCTTCTCGACTTCGCGCTGCGCACCGCGGCGGACCCCGAGATCGTGGGCTCGCTCCCGCTCGACCCCGAAGGCCGTACGTGGGTACGGCTGGACGGGCCCGGCGGCAGCGAGGCCTGGTTGATCGGTTGGCCTCCGGGCACCGGCACCGGCTGGCACGACCACGCCGAATCGCGGGGCGCGTTCGCCACCGCGCGCGGCCGGCTCACCGAGCACTCCCTGGCCGTCCGCCTTCCCTCCGAGGGCTGGAAGTCCCTGGAACTGGCCCCCGACGTGGACCGCAGGCGCGACCTGACGGAGGGCACGGGCCGCGGCTTCGGCCTGCACCACGTGCACGAGGTGCTCAACGAGTCCCCGGCCGAGCACGCCGTCTCCGTCCACGCGTACTACCCTCCGCTCCCGTTGATCCGCCGCTACAGCCGCAGCGGGCAGGTCCTGCGGCTGGAGCACGTCGAGCGTCCGGCGGACTGGCAGTGA
- a CDS encoding putative leader peptide — MTGNDVRLWRRVHMDLLRYAGCVCRPSC; from the coding sequence ATGACCGGCAACGACGTACGCCTGTGGCGGAGGGTTCACATGGACCTGCTCCGCTACGCGGGCTGCGTGTGTCGCCCTTCCTGTTGA
- a CDS encoding FAD-dependent monooxygenase: MDPVIVVGAGPVGLALCLALAGAGVPTVVLDEGPGKDDPRPARSVVLHADTAAMAHRLGCTTLRDEGAYFAAWRTMRRGRDSRRITFEDHPAPLHLPQHALTRGLRDAAGAHPLVRLVTDCRLDALEQDERGITAHTRGGETTWWRGSHLVGCDGARSTVRKLLGIRFPGRTAVERHAVAALRTELPWPGEALLHRGADHEVTARPLPDGVWRLDWLLPSRGELVTPDTLVTLIRDTLAAWCGGTTPPYDLIDTGVHTLHHRLARRWRDGRAYLAGDAAHLLGALGTQGVEEGLRDAENLAWRLAVAWHQGASEALLDGYEDERRRAVAARLRAADQAMPALRGGGGLRTYLPGAARSAEGLLTDGHLGRGPLGAEPAYAPPVAVREVPTATEPGGPVADVPVTAPDGTTVPLRDLLGRGRLLVLLVAPGTGVWDRRHWLGAGLMPRLAAAVSALPTRADLLVADSYPGAPAHTVLLVRPDGHLAATFAGVRPAELYEAADAVRCGAPEPARAPSITPAVTAPTSVID, encoded by the coding sequence ATGGACCCGGTGATCGTCGTCGGCGCGGGCCCCGTCGGGCTCGCGCTCTGCCTCGCGCTGGCCGGCGCGGGCGTACCCACCGTCGTACTCGACGAGGGCCCGGGCAAGGACGACCCGCGCCCCGCCCGCTCCGTCGTCCTGCACGCCGACACCGCCGCGATGGCACACCGACTCGGCTGTACGACGCTGCGCGACGAGGGCGCCTACTTCGCCGCCTGGCGCACCATGCGGCGCGGCCGGGACTCGCGTCGGATCACCTTCGAGGACCATCCGGCCCCGCTGCACCTGCCCCAGCACGCCCTGACGCGCGGACTGCGGGACGCCGCCGGCGCGCACCCGCTGGTCCGGCTGGTGACCGACTGTCGGCTGGACGCCCTGGAACAGGACGAGCGCGGCATCACCGCGCACACCCGGGGCGGGGAGACGACCTGGTGGCGCGGCAGCCACCTCGTGGGCTGCGACGGGGCCCGTTCCACCGTCCGCAAGCTGCTCGGGATCCGCTTCCCCGGCCGGACCGCCGTGGAACGACACGCGGTGGCCGCGCTCCGTACCGAACTCCCCTGGCCCGGCGAGGCGTTGCTGCACCGCGGCGCGGACCACGAGGTCACCGCCCGCCCGCTGCCCGACGGGGTGTGGCGGCTGGACTGGCTGCTCCCCTCGCGCGGCGAACTCGTCACCCCGGACACCCTGGTGACCCTCATCCGGGACACCCTCGCGGCGTGGTGCGGGGGCACGACTCCCCCGTACGACCTGATCGACACCGGGGTGCACACCCTGCACCACCGGCTCGCCCGGCGCTGGCGCGACGGCCGGGCCTACCTCGCCGGGGACGCGGCGCACCTGCTGGGCGCGCTCGGCACCCAGGGCGTCGAGGAGGGGCTGCGGGACGCCGAGAACCTGGCCTGGAGGCTGGCGGTGGCCTGGCACCAGGGGGCCTCCGAGGCGCTGCTCGACGGGTACGAGGACGAGCGGCGCAGGGCGGTCGCCGCCCGGCTGCGCGCCGCCGACCAGGCCATGCCGGCGCTGCGCGGCGGGGGCGGCCTGCGCACCTACCTCCCCGGTGCGGCACGTTCCGCCGAGGGCCTGCTCACCGACGGCCACCTCGGCCGGGGACCGCTGGGCGCGGAGCCCGCGTACGCCCCTCCGGTGGCGGTACGGGAGGTCCCGACGGCCACGGAACCGGGCGGCCCGGTGGCCGATGTCCCGGTGACCGCTCCCGACGGCACCACCGTGCCGTTGCGCGACCTGCTCGGGCGGGGCCGGCTGCTGGTGCTCCTCGTCGCCCCGGGGACCGGGGTCTGGGACCGCCGCCACTGGCTCGGCGCCGGTCTGATGCCCCGTCTCGCGGCGGCGGTCAGCGCGCTCCCGACGCGTGCGGACCTGCTGGTCGCGGACAGCTATCCGGGTGCTCCGGCGCACACCGTGCTGCTGGTACGGCCCGACGGGCATCTGGCGGCGACCTTCGCGGGGGTCCGACCGGCCGAGCTGTACGAGGCGGCGGACGCCGTCCGCTGCGGGGCGCCCGAACCGGCGCGCGCGCCCTCGATCACCCCGGCCGTGACCGCTCCCACCTCCGTGATCGATTGA
- a CDS encoding amino acid ABC transporter permease: MTSVLYDAPGPKAKARNWIYSGVFLVLLGLAVWWALGLMADKNQLDADKWSPFVTDSQIWTTFLIPGLLETLKAGVIAMVIALPLGALLGIGRLSDHAWVRTPVGAFVEFFRAIPVLMLMLFGYALYVQYTGVSSDVRPLYAVVTGLVLYNASVIAEIVRAGVLSLPNGQTDAAKAIGMRKGQTMVHVLIPQAVTAMLPALVSQLVVILKDTALGGTVLGLGELMSMSRQISANYSNTIATFVVIALIYVAVNFALTSFASWMESRQRKSKRSTGAVVPARVDDMATGANSGGA, translated from the coding sequence ATGACGTCCGTGCTGTACGACGCACCGGGTCCGAAGGCGAAGGCCCGGAACTGGATCTACTCCGGCGTCTTCCTCGTGCTCCTCGGCCTCGCCGTGTGGTGGGCGCTGGGACTCATGGCCGACAAGAACCAGCTCGACGCCGACAAGTGGAGCCCCTTCGTCACCGACAGCCAGATCTGGACGACGTTCCTGATCCCCGGCCTGTTGGAGACCCTCAAGGCCGGCGTGATCGCCATGGTGATCGCCCTGCCGCTGGGCGCCCTGCTGGGCATCGGCCGGCTGTCCGACCACGCCTGGGTCCGGACGCCCGTCGGCGCGTTCGTCGAGTTCTTCCGCGCCATCCCGGTGCTCATGCTGATGCTGTTCGGCTACGCCCTGTACGTCCAGTACACCGGTGTGTCCTCCGACGTCCGCCCGCTGTACGCGGTGGTCACGGGCCTGGTGCTGTACAACGCCTCGGTCATCGCCGAGATCGTCCGGGCGGGCGTGCTGTCCCTCCCGAACGGGCAGACAGACGCCGCCAAAGCGATCGGCATGCGCAAGGGCCAGACCATGGTCCACGTGCTGATCCCGCAGGCCGTCACCGCGATGCTGCCGGCCCTGGTCAGCCAGCTGGTCGTGATCCTCAAGGACACCGCGCTCGGCGGCACGGTGCTCGGCCTCGGCGAGCTGATGTCGATGTCCCGGCAGATCTCGGCGAACTACAGCAACACGATCGCGACCTTCGTGGTGATCGCGCTGATCTACGTCGCGGTCAACTTCGCCCTCACCAGCTTCGCGTCCTGGATGGAGAGCCGGCAGCGCAAGTCCAAGCGGAGCACCGGCGCCGTGGTCCCGGCGCGGGTCGACGACATGGCCACCGGCGCGAACAGTGGTGGCGCCTGA
- a CDS encoding amino acid ABC transporter permease: MFDFLDSGQYDVLGAFWVTVQLTLYSAIGSLIWGTALAGMRVSPVPLMRGFGTTYVNVVRNTPLTLVIIGCSLGLSETLGITLGGTTFKETGFRLAVLGLTAYTGTFVCEALRSGINTVPVGQAEAARALGLSFFQVLRLIVLPQAFRAVIAPLTNVLIALTKNTTVAAAIGVAEAALLMKEMIENEADALFAVFGVFALGFVLLTLPTGLLLGWVAKRAAVKR; encoded by the coding sequence GTGTTCGACTTTCTTGATTCCGGGCAGTACGACGTGCTCGGAGCCTTCTGGGTGACGGTTCAGCTCACCCTCTACTCGGCGATCGGGTCCCTCATATGGGGCACCGCCCTGGCGGGAATGCGGGTCAGCCCGGTCCCGCTGATGCGCGGCTTCGGCACCACGTACGTCAACGTGGTGCGCAACACCCCGCTGACCTTGGTGATCATCGGCTGCTCGCTGGGTCTCAGCGAGACCCTCGGCATCACCTTGGGCGGCACCACGTTCAAGGAGACCGGTTTCCGACTGGCGGTCCTCGGACTGACGGCCTACACCGGCACCTTCGTCTGTGAGGCACTGCGCTCGGGCATCAACACGGTGCCCGTGGGCCAGGCCGAGGCGGCGCGCGCGCTGGGCCTGAGCTTCTTCCAGGTGCTCCGGCTGATCGTGCTCCCCCAGGCCTTCCGGGCGGTCATCGCGCCGCTCACCAACGTACTGATCGCGCTCACCAAGAACACCACGGTGGCCGCGGCCATCGGCGTGGCCGAAGCGGCCCTGCTGATGAAGGAAATGATCGAGAACGAGGCCGACGCGCTCTTCGCCGTCTTCGGGGTCTTCGCCCTGGGCTTCGTCCTGCTGACCCTGCCCACCGGCCTGCTGCTGGGCTGGGTGGCCAAGCGAGCGGCGGTGAAGCGATGA
- a CDS encoding glutamate ABC transporter substrate-binding protein — translation MKLYKAGAAVAAAVALALTATACGGSGDKASGDAGSSGGAKKDKVVIGIKFDQPGIGLKNPDGKFTGFDVDVATYVAKELGYQPDQIEFKQAISAERENLISNGDVKFVVASYSINEKRKAKVDFAGPYLLAHQDLLVRADDTSITKPEDLNKKKLCSVTGSTSAQNVKEKLAPEADLKQNAGYSECLTALESKAVDALTTDNSILAGYAAQEKNKGKFKLAGLSLSNENYGIGLKKGDKELQTKINAALKKMVADGAWEAAVKTNFGPAGYKNEPAPQITEGS, via the coding sequence ATGAAGCTTTACAAGGCCGGAGCGGCCGTCGCCGCGGCCGTGGCTCTCGCCCTGACCGCGACCGCCTGTGGCGGCAGCGGCGACAAGGCGTCCGGTGACGCCGGTTCGAGCGGTGGCGCCAAGAAGGACAAGGTCGTCATCGGCATCAAGTTCGACCAGCCCGGCATCGGTCTGAAGAACCCGGACGGCAAGTTCACCGGGTTCGACGTCGACGTGGCGACCTACGTGGCCAAGGAACTCGGCTACCAGCCCGACCAGATCGAGTTCAAGCAGGCCATCAGCGCCGAGCGCGAGAACCTGATCTCCAACGGTGACGTGAAGTTCGTCGTCGCGAGCTACTCGATCAACGAGAAGCGCAAGGCGAAGGTCGACTTCGCCGGCCCGTACCTCCTCGCGCACCAGGACCTGCTGGTCCGTGCCGACGACACGTCGATCACCAAGCCCGAGGACCTGAACAAGAAGAAGCTCTGCTCGGTCACCGGCTCCACCTCGGCGCAGAACGTCAAGGAGAAGCTGGCCCCCGAGGCCGACCTCAAGCAGAACGCCGGCTACTCCGAGTGCCTGACCGCCCTGGAGAGCAAGGCCGTCGACGCCCTGACCACGGACAACTCGATCCTGGCCGGCTACGCCGCGCAGGAGAAGAACAAGGGCAAGTTCAAGCTGGCCGGGCTGAGCCTGAGCAACGAGAACTACGGCATCGGTCTGAAGAAGGGCGACAAGGAGCTCCAGACCAAGATCAACGCCGCGCTCAAGAAGATGGTCGCGGACGGCGCCTGGGAGGCGGCCGTGAAGACGAACTTCGGCCCCGCCGGCTACAAGAACGAGCCTGCCCCGCAGATCACCGAAGGCAGCTGA
- a CDS encoding amino acid ABC transporter ATP-binding protein, producing the protein MSGVSVTKDVQDAAAAADSLVVLSNVNKHFGALHVLQDIDLSIARGEVVVVIGPSGSGKSTLCRTINRLETIDSGTITVDGKELPSEGKELARLRADVGMVFQSFNLFAHKTVLQNVMLGQLKVRKTNAAEATEKAKALLDRVGVGSQADKYPAQLSGGQQQRVAIARALAMDPKVMLFDEPTSALDPEMINEVLEVMQQLAREGMTMVVVTHEMGFARSAANRVVFMADGKIVEEAVPEQFFSNPRSDRAKDFLSKILHH; encoded by the coding sequence ATGAGCGGAGTATCAGTGACCAAGGACGTACAGGACGCGGCCGCTGCCGCGGACAGCCTGGTCGTACTGAGCAACGTCAACAAGCACTTCGGCGCGCTGCACGTGCTTCAGGACATCGATCTGAGCATTGCCCGCGGTGAGGTCGTCGTGGTGATCGGTCCCTCGGGATCGGGCAAGTCCACGTTGTGCCGGACGATCAACAGGCTGGAGACCATCGACTCGGGAACCATCACGGTCGACGGCAAGGAACTGCCTTCCGAGGGCAAGGAATTGGCGCGACTGCGAGCCGATGTCGGCATGGTCTTCCAGTCGTTCAACCTGTTCGCGCACAAGACGGTCCTGCAGAACGTCATGTTGGGCCAGCTGAAGGTCCGCAAGACGAACGCGGCGGAGGCGACGGAGAAGGCGAAGGCGCTGCTCGACCGCGTCGGCGTCGGTTCCCAGGCGGACAAGTACCCGGCGCAGCTCTCCGGTGGTCAGCAGCAGCGCGTGGCCATCGCCCGCGCGCTGGCGATGGACCCGAAGGTGATGCTGTTCGACGAGCCGACGTCGGCTCTCGACCCGGAGATGATCAACGAGGTGCTGGAGGTCATGCAGCAGCTCGCCCGGGAGGGGATGACCATGGTGGTCGTCACGCACGAGATGGGCTTCGCCCGCTCCGCCGCCAACCGGGTCGTCTTCATGGCCGACGGAAAGATCGTCGAAGAGGCGGTGCCCGAGCAGTTCTTCAGCAACCCCCGCAGCGACCGCGCCAAGGACTTCCTGTCGAAGATCCTGCATCACTGA
- a CDS encoding response regulator transcription factor, which translates to MRLLLVEDDDHVAAALSAILARHGFRVTHARNGEEALQALLPADAPPFGVVLLDLGLPDQDGYEVCGKIRKRTATPVIMVTARGDVRSRIHGLNMGADDYVVKPYDTGELLARIHAVARRTGASEEAAATGTGAPAIVRLGPVSIELPTRRVIVDGADVPLTRKEFDLLALLAQRPGVVFRREQIISEVWRTSWEGTGRTLEVHVASLRSKLSMPALIETVRGVGYRLVTPAGP; encoded by the coding sequence GTGAGACTGCTGCTCGTCGAGGACGACGACCACGTCGCCGCCGCGCTGTCCGCGATCCTCGCCCGGCACGGCTTCCGGGTGACCCACGCCCGCAACGGCGAGGAGGCGCTGCAGGCGCTCCTGCCGGCGGACGCCCCGCCCTTCGGCGTGGTCCTGCTCGACCTGGGCCTGCCCGACCAGGACGGCTACGAGGTGTGCGGAAAGATCCGCAAGCGCACCGCCACCCCCGTGATCATGGTGACCGCGCGTGGTGACGTGCGCTCACGCATCCACGGCCTGAACATGGGCGCCGACGACTACGTGGTCAAGCCCTACGACACCGGCGAACTCCTCGCCCGGATCCACGCCGTCGCCCGGCGCACCGGCGCCTCCGAGGAGGCCGCCGCCACGGGCACCGGGGCCCCCGCCATCGTCCGACTCGGTCCGGTCAGCATCGAACTGCCCACCCGCCGGGTCATCGTCGACGGCGCCGACGTACCGCTCACCCGCAAGGAATTCGACCTGCTGGCCCTGCTCGCACAGCGGCCCGGCGTCGTCTTCCGCCGCGAACAGATCATCAGCGAGGTGTGGCGCACCAGCTGGGAAGGCACCGGCCGGACCCTGGAGGTCCACGTCGCCTCGCTGCGCTCCAAGCTGAGCATGCCCGCACTCATCGAGACCGTCCGCGGTGTGGGCTACCGGCTCGTCACCCCGGCCGGCCCCTAG
- a CDS encoding HAMP domain-containing sensor histidine kinase, with translation MRARLLPLLVVLMAGVLLALGFPLAVSLAAGQQQRVVVDRIDDSARFAALAQFVIDAEGSGSTGADERRDTLQLELARYQELYGIRVGIFYRDDNAMARAPGWWQLPDSREGRRAFEDALAGRRSHDPGQVWPWQTDGRLLVVSPVVLDGDVVAVVATESPTDQMRGRILQGWLLIAGGLAAAMLVAFGAALRLTSWVLKPVQTLDAAAHGISTGKMNSRVAADSGPPELRRLAHSFNEMADNVEEVLEQQRAFVADASHQLRNPLAALLLRIELLALELPEGNEEIASVRTEGRRLTQVLDDLLDLALAEHAAAEICLIDIGGLAAERVTAWRPFAEDKGVELTEPGPEAVTGWADPIALSSALDAVIDNALKFTPRGERVEVEVSTEGRLALVTVADRGPGLTPEELLRVGDRFWRSGRHQNVKGSGLGLSISRALLASGGGSLAYETNPPHGLRVTVAVPHTDPHAD, from the coding sequence GTGCGTGCCCGACTGCTTCCGCTCCTCGTCGTCCTGATGGCGGGCGTCCTGCTGGCGCTCGGCTTCCCGCTCGCCGTCAGCCTCGCCGCCGGACAGCAGCAGCGGGTCGTGGTCGACCGGATCGACGACAGCGCCCGCTTCGCCGCCCTCGCCCAGTTCGTCATCGACGCCGAGGGTTCCGGTTCCACCGGCGCCGACGAACGCCGCGACACCCTCCAACTGGAACTCGCCCGCTACCAGGAGCTGTACGGCATCCGCGTCGGCATCTTCTACCGCGACGACAACGCCATGGCCCGCGCGCCCGGCTGGTGGCAGCTCCCCGATTCCAGGGAAGGGCGCCGGGCCTTCGAGGATGCCCTCGCCGGACGCCGCAGCCACGACCCGGGCCAGGTGTGGCCCTGGCAGACCGACGGCAGACTCCTCGTGGTCTCCCCGGTCGTCCTCGACGGCGACGTCGTCGCCGTCGTCGCCACCGAATCGCCCACCGACCAGATGCGGGGCCGGATCCTGCAGGGATGGCTCCTCATCGCGGGCGGCCTCGCCGCCGCCATGCTGGTCGCCTTCGGAGCCGCGCTGCGGCTCACCAGCTGGGTGCTCAAGCCCGTCCAGACCCTGGACGCGGCCGCCCACGGCATCTCCACCGGCAAGATGAACTCCCGGGTCGCGGCCGACAGCGGACCGCCGGAACTGCGACGACTGGCCCACTCGTTCAACGAGATGGCGGACAACGTCGAAGAGGTGCTGGAGCAGCAGCGGGCGTTCGTCGCGGACGCCTCCCACCAACTGCGCAACCCGCTCGCCGCGCTGCTCCTGAGGATCGAACTCCTCGCCCTCGAACTGCCCGAGGGAAACGAGGAGATCGCCTCCGTGCGCACCGAGGGCAGACGCCTGACCCAGGTCCTCGACGACCTGCTCGACCTGGCGCTGGCCGAGCACGCCGCCGCCGAGATCTGCCTGATCGACATCGGCGGGCTGGCCGCCGAGCGGGTCACCGCGTGGCGCCCCTTCGCCGAGGACAAGGGCGTGGAGCTCACCGAGCCCGGCCCCGAGGCCGTCACCGGCTGGGCCGACCCCATCGCCCTGTCCAGCGCCCTCGACGCCGTCATCGACAACGCCCTCAAGTTCACCCCCCGGGGAGAGCGCGTCGAGGTCGAGGTCTCCACCGAGGGGCGCCTCGCGCTCGTCACCGTCGCCGACCGGGGCCCCGGACTCACCCCCGAGGAACTGCTGCGCGTCGGCGACCGCTTCTGGCGCAGCGGACGCCACCAGAACGTCAAGGGATCCGGGCTGGGCCTGTCCATCTCCCGCGCACTGCTCGCCTCGGGCGGCGGGTCCCTCGCGTACGAGACGAACCCGCCGCACGGACTGCGGGTGACGGTGGCCGTGCCGCACACCGACCCCCACGCGGACTAG